The Actinomycetota bacterium genome contains a region encoding:
- a CDS encoding DUF4191 domain-containing protein has translation MFKRIRQTFTTIGQNWSMAQKVHRLLALEILGFFIAGFVVIALPVAYFLNWPTAILLGIPAGSAAAVFWFSRRAMSAAYTSIEGQPGAAAAVVQNLRGGWQVTPGVAVNKNQDLISRVVGKPGVILISEGPSSRVVPMLAAERRKTARWVPDVPIYELQIGNEDGQIKLSKLQRSLTKLPRNLRGGEITEMRRRLDAVSSVGGSLPVPKGPMPTSARQVRRRRGM, from the coding sequence ATGTTCAAGAGAATTCGCCAGACCTTTACCACCATTGGCCAGAACTGGTCGATGGCACAGAAGGTCCATCGCCTGCTGGCCCTGGAGATCCTCGGATTCTTCATCGCCGGTTTTGTGGTCATCGCCCTGCCCGTTGCGTACTTCCTGAACTGGCCAACCGCGATCCTGCTCGGCATCCCTGCAGGTTCGGCTGCCGCAGTGTTCTGGTTCAGCCGCCGTGCGATGTCAGCCGCATACACCTCCATCGAAGGTCAGCCGGGAGCTGCTGCTGCCGTCGTGCAGAACCTTCGTGGTGGCTGGCAGGTCACCCCTGGCGTCGCGGTGAACAAGAATCAAGACCTCATCAGCCGAGTTGTCGGCAAGCCTGGCGTCATTCTGATTTCTGAGGGTCCAAGCAGCCGAGTTGTGCCGATGCTGGCTGCTGAGCGACGCAAGACCGCACGTTGGGTTCCCGACGTGCCGATCTATGAGCTTCAGATCGGCAACGAGGACGGGCAGATCAAGCTTTCCAAGCTTCAACGCTCTCTCACCAAACTCCCGCGCAACCTGCGAGGAGGCGAGATCACTGAGATGCGTCGCCGTCTTGACGCGGTGAGTTCAGTCGGTGGCAGCCTGCCCGTGCCCAAGGGCCCGATGCCCACGAGCGCACGCCAGGTTCGTCGTCGTCGCGGGATGTAG
- the glnA gene encoding type I glutamate--ammonia ligase, with product MFSNAEEVLKYVKAEGVEFIDVRFIDLPGVMQHFNMPAVSFDEAVFEDGLMFDGSSIRGFQAIHESDMKLIPDPATAYLDPFRKAKTLVMNFSIRDPFTNEPYGRDPRSVAANAEAYLASTGIADTVYFGPEAEFYVFDDVRYDSNQHESYYHIDSIEAAWNTGRVEEGGNLGYKTPYKGGYFPVPPVDHYADLRDDMVSKLLGVGLTVERAHHEVGTAGQAEINYKFNTLQHAADEVMLFKYIVKNVAWEHGKSATFMPKPLFGDNGSGMHCHQSLWKDGEPLFYDERGYGGLSDMARWYIGGLLHHAPSLLAFTNPTVNSYHRLVPGYEAPVNLVYSARNRSACIRIPVTGNSPKAKRIEFRVPDPSANPYLAFAAMLMAGIDGIKNKIEPLAPVDKDLYELPPDEHAAIPQVPASLGEALNALEADNEYLQAGGVFPADLIETWIDYKRTKEIEPIQLRPHPYEFNLYYDI from the coding sequence ATGTTCAGCAATGCCGAGGAAGTACTGAAGTACGTCAAGGCCGAGGGCGTCGAGTTCATCGATGTTCGCTTCATCGATCTGCCTGGCGTCATGCAGCACTTCAACATGCCAGCGGTGTCCTTCGACGAGGCGGTCTTCGAAGACGGGCTCATGTTCGACGGATCCTCAATCCGCGGCTTCCAAGCCATCCACGAATCAGACATGAAACTGATCCCTGATCCGGCAACTGCCTACCTCGATCCATTCCGCAAGGCCAAGACGCTGGTCATGAACTTCTCGATCCGCGACCCCTTCACTAACGAGCCCTACGGACGCGATCCCCGCAGCGTCGCTGCCAACGCCGAGGCATACCTGGCATCAACCGGTATTGCTGACACCGTGTACTTCGGTCCGGAAGCTGAGTTCTATGTCTTTGATGATGTGCGGTACGACTCCAATCAGCATGAGTCCTACTACCACATTGATTCCATTGAAGCGGCGTGGAATACCGGGCGGGTAGAAGAAGGTGGCAACCTCGGCTACAAGACTCCGTACAAGGGTGGCTACTTCCCAGTGCCACCCGTTGATCACTACGCGGATCTGCGCGATGACATGGTGTCCAAGTTGCTCGGGGTCGGCTTGACCGTCGAGCGCGCGCACCACGAGGTCGGCACTGCAGGACAAGCCGAGATCAACTACAAGTTCAACACTCTTCAGCACGCAGCCGATGAGGTGATGCTGTTCAAGTACATCGTCAAGAACGTGGCCTGGGAGCATGGCAAGAGCGCAACATTCATGCCCAAGCCACTCTTCGGCGACAACGGCTCAGGCATGCACTGCCACCAGTCTTTGTGGAAGGACGGCGAGCCGCTGTTCTATGACGAGCGCGGCTACGGCGGCCTTTCGGACATGGCTCGCTGGTACATCGGTGGCCTTCTGCACCACGCCCCATCCTTGTTGGCGTTCACGAACCCGACGGTGAACAGCTACCACCGACTTGTGCCGGGCTACGAGGCACCAGTGAACTTGGTGTACTCCGCGCGCAACCGCTCGGCATGTATCCGTATTCCTGTGACGGGAAACTCGCCTAAGGCCAAGCGCATCGAGTTCCGGGTGCCTGATCCATCAGCGAATCCCTACCTGGCCTTTGCAGCCATGCTCATGGCTGGCATCGACGGCATCAAGAACAAGATCGAGCCGCTGGCTCCCGTCGACAAGGATCTCTACGAGTTGCCACCAGACGAGCACGCTGCGATCCCGCAGGTGCCGGCTTCGCTCGGCGAGGCACTCAATGCCCTCGAAGCAGACAATGAGTACTTGCAGGCCGGTGGAGTCTTCCCTGCCGACCTGATCGAGACCTGGATCGACTACAAGCGCACCAAGGAGATCGAGCCCATTCAGCTGCGTCCGCACCCCTACGAGTTCAACCTCTATTACGACATCTAG
- a CDS encoding RDD family protein — protein MTSPAPLQLPGKVAGLGRRLAAITIDWVASVLVASVIFPGLRPWSDNAALPILAVFFAEVSLFTWFFASSFGQRFLRVEVVDLAGRRLSLWRIALRTLLICLVIPAVIFDSQGRGLHDRAVGSVALRSRAS, from the coding sequence GTGACCTCGCCTGCCCCTCTCCAGTTGCCCGGCAAGGTGGCCGGACTTGGCCGCCGCCTAGCTGCCATCACCATCGATTGGGTGGCCAGCGTGCTGGTGGCCTCGGTCATCTTCCCTGGCCTTCGCCCGTGGAGTGACAATGCAGCCTTGCCGATCCTCGCGGTCTTCTTCGCCGAGGTCAGCTTGTTCACCTGGTTCTTTGCCAGCAGTTTCGGGCAACGCTTCTTGCGCGTTGAAGTGGTGGATCTGGCTGGCCGGCGACTTTCACTGTGGCGCATCGCCTTGCGCACGCTGCTGATCTGTCTGGTCATCCCCGCGGTGATCTTCGACTCGCAGGGCAGAGGCCTGCACGATCGCGCGGTCGGCAGTGTCGCTCTGCGCTCACGCGCCAGTTGA